The Rhododendron vialii isolate Sample 1 chromosome 5a, ASM3025357v1 genome contains a region encoding:
- the LOC131326850 gene encoding uncharacterized protein LOC131326850, whose translation MPPKTRVRRVGAGTRGGRGRGRGRVPQAQNQFARDLVAALTAANLLNQAPRENVEDRAMVAMREFSRRNPPVFDGTSSDPLVADHWLAQIRKLFRALNITEDNIRVGIVAVQLVGEAGEWWESVLESRKDARRAARTAAQVDEPDVENLTWAEFEALFEEQYFPETSQLVATEERKCRRFEKGLHNTVRRMVMVQRKTKYAEVVECARSIEIPKEAQRNRGVWEPRQPTVNTSSSSGSFGSQGRKRAREPSQTPQGSSSNFRPPSSLGARGVLSKPLPVCFKCNQPGHVRAQCPRLGETCYICGKTDHFARSCPQGSGARSESGSVQQPGTGRNVGQPFRGTQRQQQPYFRQTTSAQSSGVDKGASSSAPTQGSG comes from the exons atgcctccgaagaCGCGTGTCAGACGAGTTGGGGCTGGAACCCGGGGTGGTCgaggccgtggtcgtggcc GAGTACCTCAAGCTCAAAATCAGTTTGCTAGGGATctcgtcgcagcacttacagctgcaaatcttcTAAACCAAGCACCTAGAGAGAATGTCGAGGATCGAGCTATGGTGGCGATGCGGGAGTTTAGCCGTAGAAACCCTCCAGTGTTCGATGGGACTAGTAGCGACCCTTTGGTAGCGGACCATTGGCTAGCCCAAATCCGTAAACTTTTCAGAGCTCTTAATATCACAGAAGATAACATTAGGGTAGGTATCGTGGCGGTGCAACTAGTTGGGGAGGCcggtgaatggtgggaatccgTTCTTGAAAGCAGGAAAGACgcaaggagagcggcaaggaccgcggctcaagtaGATGAGCCAGACGTTGAGAATTTGACATGGGCTGAATTTGAGGCGTTATTTGAGGAGCAGTATTTTCCAGAAACTAGCC agttggtggcgacggaaGAGAGGAAATGTAGACGCTTTGAGAAAGGACTGCACAACACCGTAAGGAGGATGGTAATGGTACAACGCAAGACAAAATACGCCGAGGTAGTTGAGTGTGCGAGGAGCATTGAGATACCGAAAGAGGCGCAACGTAATAGAGGGGTTTGGGAACCACGACAACCAACCGTGAACACGAGTTCTTCATCGGGGAGCTTTGGaagccaagggaggaaaaggGCAAGGGAACCATCTCAGACACCGCAGGGTAGTTCGTCGAACTTTAGGCCGCCTTCTTCTTTGGGGGCTCGGGGTGTTCTGTCTAAGCCTTTGCCTGTGTGTTTTAAGTGTAATCAACCTGGACAcgttcgtgctcagtgtccacGCCTCGGGGAAACTTGTTATATTTGTGGTAAAACGGATCATTTCGCAAGGAGTTGTCCTCAAGGGTCGGGAGCGCGCAGTGAGTCAGGTTCTGTGCAGCAGCCGGGAACGGGGCGTAATGTGGGCCAGCCGTTTAGGGGTactcagaggcagcagcagccttaCTTTCGTCAGACTACGTCAGCTCAGAGTTCCGGGGTTGAtaagggagcgagttcttccgcgCCTACTCAGGGTTCTGGTTAG